From a region of the Arachis ipaensis cultivar K30076 chromosome B09, Araip1.1, whole genome shotgun sequence genome:
- the LOC110266504 gene encoding probable 1-deoxy-D-xylulose-5-phosphate synthase 2, chloroplastic, with translation MPLEVGKGRVLKEGSKVALVGYRTMVQSCVVAAKVLEAHSISTTVADARFCKPLDGPLMMQLAREHEILIIVKEGSIGGFGSHVSHFLGLNGLLDGNLKWRAMTLLDRYIEHGSQKDQIQAVGLSSSHIAATTLSLTNVQWDNRLLLSMQI, from the exons ATGCCATTGGAGGTTGGTAAAGGCAGGGTGTTGAAAGAGGGAAGCAAGGTGGCTCTAGTTGGATATAGAACAATGGTACAAAGCTGTGTGGTGGCAGCAAAGGTTCTTGAAGCACACAGCATCTCAACAACCGTGGCTGATGCTCGATTTTGCAAGCCTCTTGATGGACCATTGATGATGCAACTTGCAAGAGAGCATGAAATCTTGATAATAGTTAAAGAGGGTTCCATTGGAGGGTTTGGTTCTCATGTTTCTCATTTCCTTGGCCTCAATGGACTCCTTGATGGCAACCTTAAG TGGCGAGCCATGACTCTGCTTGATAGATACATTGAGCATGGATCTCAGAAGGATCAAATTCAAGCAGTGGGGTTGAGTTCAAGCCATATTGCAGCTACTACTTTGTCGTTAACCAATGTTCAATGGGACAATCGTTTGCTTCTCAGCATGCAAATATGA